The following are encoded together in the Hoplias malabaricus isolate fHopMal1 chromosome 3, fHopMal1.hap1, whole genome shotgun sequence genome:
- the mxtx2 gene encoding mix-type homeobox gene 2 has translation MWSDSGIAQDGVSQANKIACRRKRTSFTKEHLELLKMAFNVDPYPGISIRESLSQATGLPESRIQVWFQNKRARTLKNRFARTSPQPEVASPLPSPFLPPQMVQSPYNIPQSQSKEDGAQDCFFPDLSSQSFGFPLSNVYCSTPAPRPRPKRLMGTSVSPSPLVSDSVTPVNWGSVRVHPSTDSLWSPAHQGIRSNVTDESQVFLYPPPPYPHGSARFGYAGSSKSFSKSPASPDSAFWDMGVDNSSLSVSCPQGAAQWDEPTQDKHLAPLPNLSSECLEEVLGEMEPGWWKITGQMEL, from the exons atgtggtctgacaGTGGTATTG CTCAGGATGGGGTATCTCAGGCCAATAAGATTGCatgcaggaggaagaggaccAGCTTTACCAAAGAGCACCTGGAGCTGCTCAAAATGGCCTTTAATGTGGACCCATATCCTGGCATCAGCATCAGAGAAAGTCTTTCTCAAGCTACTGGCCTTCCTGAGTCCCGCATTCAG GTATGGTTCCAGAACAAAAGAGCAAGAACCTTAAAGAACAGATTTGCCAGGACCTCGCCTCAACCAGAAGTTGCCTCTCCTCTGCCGAGTCCTTTCTTGCCTCCACAGATGGTTCAATCCCCTTATAATATCCCACAGTCTCAGTCAAAAGAAGATGGTGCGCAAGATTGCTTCTTTCCTGACCTTTCTTCACAAAGTTTTGGCTTCCCACTGAGCAATGTCTACTGCAGCACTCCGGCGCCCAGGCCACGACCAAAGCGCCTCATGGGCACCAGTGTGAGTCCTTCTCCTCTTGTCTCAGACTCGGTCACTCCGGTCAACTGGGGGTCTGTTAGAGTTCACCCTTCAACAGATTCTCTGTGGAGCCCAGCACATCAAGGCATCAGAAGCAATGTCACAGATGAGAGCCAAGTCTTTCTCTACCCACCGCCTCCTTATCCACATGGCAGTGCCAGGTTTGGATATGCAGGAAGCTCAAAGTCCTTCTCCAAGTCACCTGCCTCTCCTGATTCTGCATTTTGGGACATGGGAGTGGACAACTCCTCTCTATCTGTGTCATGCCCCCAGGGTGCTGCTCAGTGGGATGAGCCCACTCAGGATAAGCATTTGGCCCCACTGCCAAATCTGTCATCTGAGTGTTTGGAGGAAGTCCTTGGAGAGATGGAGCCAGGTTGGTGGAAGATCACTGGACAAATGGAACTTTAA